From Vicinamibacterales bacterium, a single genomic window includes:
- a CDS encoding PQQ-binding-like beta-propeller repeat protein — MVRLIALTLVLTFAGPIALSANWPAWRGPTRDGVSLERNLPVTWSPTHNIAWKLDLPQWSGATPIIWGDTIFLNVAESDLDHLSLWAVSRTSGTVRWKKHLSRGNHKERKQNMSSPSPVTDGTTVWAITGTGILKAFDFAGAELWTRDIQKEYGRFGLNWGYANSPLLLDGDLIVPVLHGMKTNDPSYLLRINGKTGETKWKVERPNRAIRESPDAYITPALVRHGAISEIVINAADCVTGHDPATGTELWRANGLNPQNDPSHRIVASSVVHDDIIIAPSRERPVLVLKAGGRGDVTTSHKMWEFNNGPDVPTPVTDGTLLYVITDRGVVYALELLTGKNVYGPQRLEPGTYSASPVLADGKIYITSEDGVASVFKAGPRFELLAANKMDDYTLSSVAITGGQIFLRTSSALWAIGKK; from the coding sequence ATGGTGCGATTGATTGCGCTGACCCTGGTTCTCACGTTCGCCGGCCCGATTGCGCTCTCCGCCAACTGGCCGGCCTGGCGCGGCCCCACGCGCGACGGCGTCAGCCTCGAGCGCAACCTGCCGGTGACGTGGAGCCCGACCCACAACATCGCGTGGAAGCTGGACCTGCCGCAGTGGAGCGGCGCCACTCCGATCATCTGGGGCGACACCATCTTCCTCAACGTCGCCGAGTCGGATCTTGACCACCTCTCGCTGTGGGCGGTGTCGCGCACCAGCGGCACGGTGCGGTGGAAGAAGCACCTGAGCCGGGGCAACCACAAAGAGCGCAAGCAGAACATGTCGTCGCCGTCGCCGGTCACCGACGGCACCACGGTGTGGGCCATCACCGGCACGGGCATCCTCAAGGCCTTCGACTTCGCCGGCGCCGAGCTGTGGACCCGCGACATCCAGAAGGAGTACGGGCGCTTCGGTCTCAACTGGGGCTATGCCAATTCCCCGCTGCTGCTCGACGGCGACCTGATCGTCCCCGTGCTGCACGGCATGAAGACCAACGACCCGTCGTACCTGCTGCGCATCAACGGCAAGACCGGGGAGACGAAGTGGAAGGTCGAGCGGCCGAACCGCGCCATCCGCGAATCGCCGGATGCCTACATCACGCCGGCGCTGGTCCGCCACGGCGCCATCTCGGAGATCGTGATCAACGCCGCCGACTGCGTGACCGGCCACGACCCGGCCACGGGCACGGAGCTGTGGCGCGCCAACGGACTCAACCCGCAGAACGATCCTTCGCACCGCATCGTCGCGTCGTCCGTGGTGCACGACGACATCATCATCGCGCCCTCGCGCGAGCGGCCGGTACTGGTGCTCAAGGCCGGCGGCCGCGGCGATGTGACGACGTCGCACAAGATGTGGGAGTTCAACAACGGCCCCGACGTGCCGACCCCGGTCACCGACGGCACGCTGCTCTACGTGATCACGGATCGCGGCGTGGTTTATGCGCTGGAACTGCTGACCGGCAAGAACGTCTACGGCCCGCAGCGCCTCGAGCCGGGCACCTACAGCGCCTCACCGGTGCTGGCGGATGGCAAGATCTACATCACCAGCGAAGACGGCGTGGCCAGCGTGTTCAAGGCCGGCCCGCGGTTTGAGTTGCTGGCCGCGAACAAGATGGACGACTACACGCTGAGCTCGGTGGCGATCACAGGGGGCCAGATCTTCCTGCGCACGTCGAGCGCGCTCTGGGCCATTGGCAAGAAGTAG